One genomic segment of Chelonia mydas isolate rCheMyd1 chromosome 1, rCheMyd1.pri.v2, whole genome shotgun sequence includes these proteins:
- the LOC102930531 gene encoding olfactory receptor 52R1-like, with product MSDSNTTDFTNPSTFILLGIPGLEAAHVWISIPFCTMYATAMLGNLTILVIVKTEPSLHVPMYYFLCMLAVSDLILSTSTVPKTLSIFWFNSREIHFSACLTQMYFIHCFLAMESGIFVAMAFDRYVAICDPLRHSTILTNSLVAKISLAVVLRAGMVILPFPFLARQWPYCRANIIPHSYCEYMAVLKLVCADILVSSYYGLLLAFLVTALDVFFIALSYTQILRAIFRLPTKEARVKTFGTCVSHLCVILAFYIPVLFSFLTHRFGNNVPLQFHVLMANMYLLVPAMLNPIIYGVRTRQIQDRLLRLVRRI from the coding sequence atgtcagattccaacacaaccgacttcaccaacccctcgaccttcatcctgctgggcattcctggcctggaggcagcccatgtctggatctccatccccttctgcaccatgtacGCCACAGCCATGTTGGGGAACCTCACCATCCTGGTCATTGTGAAGACGGAGCCAAGCCTCCATgtgcccatgtactatttcctctgcatgctggctgtcagcGACCTGATCCTGTCTACGTCCACTGTGCCCAAAACTCTGAgtatcttctggttcaattccagggaaaTCCacttcagtgcctgcctcacccagatgtacttcattcactgcttcttagcgatggagtctgggatctttgtggccatggcttttgatcgTTACGTGGCCATCTGTGATCctctgagacattccaccatcctgactAACTCTTTGGTGGCCAAGATCAgcctggccgtggtgctgcgTGCCGGCATGGTCATATTGCCCTTTCCCTTCCTTGCGAGGCAGTGGCCTTATTGCAGAGCCAACATCATCCCCCACTCATACTGTGAATACATGGCCGTGCTGAAGCTGGTCTGTGCTGACATCCTTGTCAGTAGTTACTATGGCCTCCTTCTGGCCTTCTTGGTGACTGCTTTGGATGTGTTTTTTATTGCCTTGTCCTatacccagatcctcagggccatcttcagacTCCCCACAAAGGAAGCCCGGGtcaagacttttgggacctgcgtctcccacctctgtgttaTCTTAGCCTTTTATATTCCagttctcttctccttcctcacgCACCGGTTTGGCAACAATGTGCCCCTGCAGTTCCATGTTCTCATGGCCAACATGTACCTTCTGGTGCCTGccatgctaaaccccatcatctacggggTGAGGACCAGACAGATCCAGGACAGGCTCCTCCGGCTGGTTAGGAGGATATGA
- the LOC102931653 gene encoding olfactory receptor 52R1 — MAICNALRHSTILTNPMVTTIGLAVVLRGCMIVLPTPFLARWWPYCRTSIIPHTYCDGMAMVKLACADVRISSYYSLSVAFLVTTLDVFFITMSYIYILRAIFSLPTKDAQLKTFGTYGSHLFVILASYIPVIFSSLTHRFVHNVALYFHILISNVYLLVIPMLHPIIYGVRTKQIQDRLLWLLTHIGM; from the coding sequence ATGGCCATCTGCAAtgccctgagacattccaccatcctgacaaacccCATGGTGACCACGATTGGCCTGGCCGTGGTGTTGCGTGGCTGCATGATCGTactgcccactcccttcctggcGAGGtggtggccatattgcagaaccagcATCATCCCCCACACATACTGTGATGGCATGGCCatggtgaagctggcctgtgctGATGTTCGCATCAGTAGTTACTACAGCCTCTCTGTGGCATTCTTAGTGACCACTCTGGATGTGTTTTTTATCACCATGTCCTATATCTATAttctcagggccatcttcagcctccccacaaaggatgcccAGCTCAAGACTTTTGGGACGTATGGCTCCCACCTCTTTGTCATTTTAGCCTCTTACATCCCAGTTATCTTCTCCTCCCTCACGCACCGGTTTGTCCATAATGTGGCCCTGTATTTCCACATTCTCATTTCCAATGTGTACCTGCTTGTGATCCCCATGCTACaccccatcatctatggggtgaggaccaaacagatccAGGACAGGCTACTCTGGCTACTTACTCATATAGGGATGTGA